Proteins from a single region of Trichomycterus rosablanca isolate fTriRos1 chromosome 16, fTriRos1.hap1, whole genome shotgun sequence:
- the LOC134330815 gene encoding macrophage mannose receptor 1, translating into MRLDSRSVFGACVSLTVLGNCEAGWRPYEERCYFFSPETKTWHDALAECQSKNSDLMSIQDLHERTWVTTQISNNIYWIGLNDIASEGNWEWSDGNVFYPYLAYWREGQPDNYNDNEDCGQVDINGRWNDEHCTAKRQYICKRDNPNPPVLCDTANRWEQFGSNCYKLHHTLRKSWVSARTECLTEGADLVSIESAEEQQYVLGLDPSAYDLWLGYSTMKCTSVSCEVQSESTTFTWSDASTFDYTNWKQGQPDVTDQQNGLCAGMIKSGGDYGKWRTHLCRSEHPYACKKALNTLCPLGWLSFKGNCYLVVTNGRLLTTWHEALTRCGDLGGQLLTIKSEDEQFFINALLPDLHQVDLPDVWIGVSDMDQDGTFRWVDKTEIQFSNWSPNFPKNTDKYWDCGQIYTGNYAGKWETGNCFKVRPYICKILGGQNVKPTAAPDSHCDQGYLLFGDHCYRFESENVKTFQEAETYCMSQSGHLASLHDQETVSFLTAHMLTASWIGLNDIAQEGQFQWTDGTPTNFLPWGVGQPDDYNNEDCVQIRGTEHWETGKLNDSPCSSTLPFICQKAKGIGPPPIPPTSGPGWNEKCGSWTPDPFNDYCYYFNSLNYRKWAEARADCLHQGGDLTSITEPFEQGFIQSQIQSIPTGVSLWIGGHDSVTEGGWEWMDLAPFRYINWSPGNPDDYYGEDCLSIYINSGLWNDDNCENRRGYICKRRGNTPEPPPPHDGFMTAITCEISPMLLHCPENSVINIQSAFLGRRTDKICPYDDGLMFVSLGAGTCTVPGTYQRIRTQCDNHQSCFLFTHVDNDPCPSVSKYMEVVYSCEQDVCVRGLGMEDGNITDTMLSASSYTSGKGPTDARLNGNSCWMPSSPSNSWIQVSLTESKKITGVKIQGCPTADHWVTKFKVQTSLDGASWTDYSNDGKFFGAMDRSSPITQLLGTPVSVKHIRILPLEWFSQAGLRIEILGCSPDYAITCSTRPSLDHSVDRMTVHCPAGCASQAYNVYGTVTYRGDSTICAAAIHAGVVLNENGGDCTVLKAPGQSFYTGSTRNGITSKQFSGDYSVSYTFADGELRCSGMDWYEFGEFCYKPFMDKRTWHEARAQCRKLGADLVSIMSITEQSWLESYLYMATSDVWIGLNDLSVSGFFTWSDNHEVKFTYWAPGEPNNHLGFHEDCVEMYYQTGRWNDVTCTELNTYICKMAKGHYPLPSIKPTVYGCPQGWDAFEYSCYWFEETPMTRADAKTFCESKHSTLLHIMDVYEQSHFTAMLSGYSDDWWIGLRARGELGGVDYRWDNGALLYYTHWDRNYPDDHAGDCVTMTTSPIAGFWKNGECELSHPFICEAARNGITPPTRPPTPPPDPSCAEGWTALRHFRQCYKLFTVDYSKKKSWVGAREDCLSRGADLISIHTVEEENFLADYTKGNTQWIGLSQDPIEGGYHWSDASPVTHTNWGHGEPNNHEGRENCVEMVTTNNGSSFWNDINCDAHQNWVCMIAKGKTPIVPPVPPPIIPAPDCGDNPGWRKMNGVCYYYNDTDVVDFYTAMLRCYHEKSLLVSILDQQEQTFMLSMVGTGQIAAAWIGMRMLGVVGGLLLWVDGSPVTYVHWASGEPNNANGEEQCVQMNRYPGSWNDVNCGRAVAGYVCKKLPGENHTPPPPTPAWDGNCPEGWMRYHNKCYMFKGRHGHNEERTNWTFARDWCRKEGGDLAVIDDINENDFVASYLRDMNHAAWIGLSDRLHEGKFAWSDGVSPVLFTNWAEKEPNNNDGQEHCVSMLHNHLATGRWNDENCNERRSWVCSRKKSASLPPPPPTSSPCPSGYTTWYKNCYKLVESPKPWEEAQAACVKEGGNLASVDMSYEQAFITGVVQQGKTEAWIGLRRKGDSGSYQWSDGWPIFYTHWGPGEPSNHADEGCVSMHGRSHFIQGTWNDTDCKVAKPYICKISHESIPPTPPPGDGECFPGWRPYGRYCYFVYNGKQGFSWPESRLYCQQISGSDLASVHSRAEGEFIRSINYTRYHNVWIGLSKDASFGWGWTDMTALGYTNWRPGEPNGAQHDVGREDCVEMYNDDGTWNDNSCFQKRGFVCKRHQHYSTDDGRTTTPTVSPIHPHANAIAGAVIGVILAVVVVLGALYYIFRVKGVKLSAVSLPTKKTSPVEVPTFNNPNFGGESET; encoded by the exons ATGAGGCTGGACTCACGGTCGGTATTCGGTGCATGTGTCTCTCTCACAGTGTTGGGGAATTGTGAAGCGGGATGGCGGCCCTACGAGGAGAGGTGTTACTTCTTCTCCCCCGAAACGAAGACGTGGCACGACGCCCTGGCCGAGTGCCAGAGTAAAAACAGCGACCTGATGAGCATCCAGGACCTTCACGAGAGG ACGTGGGTCACGACCCAAATCAGCAACAACATATACTGGATCGGCCTGAACGATATCGCCTCCGAGGGGAACTGGGAATGGAGCGACGGGAACGTGTTTTACCCGTACCTGGC GTACTGGAGAGAAGGACAGCCGGACAACTACAATGACAACGAGGACTGCGGACAGGTCGACATCAACGGCCGCTGGAATGACGAGCACTGCACGGCCAAGCGGCAGTACATCTGCAAACGCGACAACC CGAACCCTCCTGTCCTGTGCGACACGGCCAACCGGTGGGAGCAGTTCGGCTCCAACTGTTATAAACTTCACCACACGCTGAGGAAGAGCTGGGTGTCCGCCCGCACCGAGTGTCTGACCGAGGGCGCCGACCTGGTGTCCATCGAGTCAGCGGAGGAGCAGCAGTACGTCTTAGGCTTGGACCCGTCCGCTTACGACCTGTGGCTGGGTTATTCCACCATG AAATGCACGTCGGTGTCATGCGAGGTCCAGTCGGAGAGCACCACGTTCACCTGGTCTGATGCATCCACCTTCGACTACACAAACTGGAAGCAGGGGCAGCCTGACGTCAC AGATCAGCAGAACGGCCTCTGCGCCGGCATGATTAAGTCCGGAGGTGATTACGGGAAGTGGAGGACCCACCTGTGCCGATCCGAGCATCCCTACGCCTGCAAAAAGGCCCTGAACA CTCTCTGCCCACTCGGATGGCTGAGCTTTAAAGGAAACTGCTATTTGGTGGTGACCAACGGCCGCCTGCTGACCACGTGGCACGAAGCCCTGACCAGATGCGGTGACCTGGGTGGCCAGTTGTTGACCATCAAAAG CGAGGACGAGCAGTTTTTCATCAACGCTCTGCTTCCTGATCTCCACCAGGTGGACCTACCTGATGTGTGGATTGGAGTTTCAG ATATGGACCAGGATGGCACGTTCAGATGGGTGGATAAAACAGAAATCCAGTTCTCCAACTGGAGCCCCAATTTCCCGAAGAACACAGATAAATACTGGGACTGCGGGCAGATCTACACAG GAAATTATGCTGGGAAATGGGAGACAGGAAACTGCTTCAAGGTGCGACCCTACATCTGTAAAATACTCGGGGGTCAGAACGTAAAACCTACGGCTGCTCCAG ACTCTCACTGTGACCAGGGCTATCTTCTGTTCGGTGACCACTGCTATCGCTTCGAGTCCGAAAACGTCAAGACGTTTCAGGAAGCCGAAACCTACTGCATGTCCCAGAGCGGCCACCTAGCCAGTCTCCACGACCAGGAAACGGTCAGCTTTCTGACGG CGCACATGTTGACGGCTTCTTGGATCGGACTTAACGACATAGCACAGGAGGGTCAATTCCAGTGGACTGATGGGACGCCGACT AATTTCCTGCCGTGGGGCGTCGGTCAGCCGGACGACTACAACAACGAGGACTGTGTCCAGATCCGCGGTACCGAGCACTGGGAGACGGGAAAACTCAACGACTCGCCCTGTTCCTCCACCCTACCGTTCATCTGTCAGAAAG CTAAAGGTATCGGACCGCCACCGATCCCCCCCACATCTGGACCAG GATGGAATGAGAAGTGCGGCTCCTGGACTCCCGACCCCTTCAACGATTACTGCTACTACTTCAACTCTCTCAACTACCGCAAGTGGGCCGAGGCTCGAGCCGACTGTCTTCATCAGGGAGGAGATCTGACCAGCATCACCGAGCCCTTCGAACAAGGCTTCATTCAgt CTCAAATCCAGTCGATCCCCACCGGCGTGTCTCTGTGGATCGGTGGCCACGACTCGGTCACAGAGGGAGGATGGGAGTGGATGGACCTGGCACCGTTCCGTTACATCAACTGGTCTCCAG GGAACCCGGACGACTATTACGGCGAGGACTGCCTCTCCATCTACATCAACAGCGGCCTCTGGAACGACGACAACTGTGAAAACCGGCGCGGTTACATCTGCAAACGGCGCG GAAACACTCCAGAACCTCCACCACCACATGATG GTTTCATGACGGCGATCACATGCGAGATCTCCCCCATGCTGCTCCACTGTCCTGAAAACAGCGTCATCAACATTCAGTCGGCCTTCTTGGGTCGACGCACCGACAAAATCTGCCCCTATGACGACGGA CTGATGTTCGTTTCCCTCGGTGCAGGTACGTGCACGGTCCCGGGTACATACCAGCGGATCAGGACACAGTGTGATAATCACCAGTCCTGCTTCCTCTTCACGCATGTGGACAACGACCCGTGTCCCTCCGTCTCCAAGTACATGGAGGTGGTGTACAGCTGTGAGCAGGATG tgtgtgtgagaggtttggGGATGGAAGATGGGAACATTACAGACACTATGCTCTCCGCCTCCTCATACACCAGTGGTAAAGGACCCACGGACGCTCGGCTCAACGGGAACTCCTGCTGGATGCCGTCAAGCCCCt CTAACTCGTGGATTCAGGTGAGTCTGACCGAGTCAAAGAAAATCACCGGGGTGAAGATCCAGGGCTGCCCCACCGCAGATCACTGGGTCACTAAGTTTAAGGTGCAGACCAGCTTGGACGGAGCTTCGTGGACCGACTACAGTAACGATGGAAAG TTCTTTGGTGCAATGGACAGATCCAGTCCAATTACTCAGCTGCTGGGAACACCGGTATCTGTGAAGCACATCCGCATCCTTCCACTCGAGTGGTTCAGCCAGGCCGGCCTGCGCATCGAGATCCTGGGCTGCTCCCCTGACT aTGCCATCACGTGCAGCACGAGACCCAGTTTGGACCATTCGGTCGACAGGATGAC CGTTCACTGTCCTGCTGGTTGTGCATCTCAAGCGTATAACGTGTACGGCACCGTAACGTACCGAGGG GACTCCACCATCTGCGCGGCTGCGATTCACGCCGGCGTGGTTCTGAACGAGAACGGAGGCGACTGCACCGTCCTCAAGGCGCCGGGCCAGAGCTTCTACACCGGCTCCACCAGAAACGGCATCACCTCCAAACA gTTCAGCGGCGATTACTCGGTATCCTACACGTTTGCTGATGGAG agctCAGGTGCTCGGGGATGGACTGGTACGAATTCGGAGAGTTCTGCTACAAACCCTTCATGGATAAGAGGACGTGGCACGAGGCTCGGGCCCAGTGCAGGAAGCTGGGGGCCGATCTGGTCTCCATCATGTCCATCACGGAGCAGAGCTGGCTGGAGAGTTACCTCTACATGG CGACAAGCGACGTCTGGATCGGTCTGAATGATCTGAGCGTCTCGGGCTTCTTCACCTGGTCGGACAACCACGAGGTGAAGTTCACGTACTGGGCTCCTGGAGAACCCAACAACCACCTGGGCTTCCATGAGGACTGCGTGGAGATGTACTACCAG ACGGGCAGATGGAACGACGTGACGTGTACGGAACTGAACACCTACATCTGTAAAATGGCCAAAGGACATTACCCCCTACCCTCCATCAAACCCACCGTGTACGGATGCCCGCAG ggctgGGATGCTTTCGAGTACTCGTGTTACTGGTTCGAGGAGACTCCCATGACCCGCGCTGATGCCAAGACCTTCTGCGAGAGTAAACACAGCACTCTGCTGCACATCATGGACGT GTACGAGCAGTCTCACTTTACCGCCATGCTGAGCGGTTATTCTGACGACTGGTGGATTGGTCTGAGGGCGAGGGGTGAACTGGGAGGAGTGGATTACAGATGGGACAACGGAGCCctgctgtactacacacactggGACCGAAATTATCCAG ACGACCACGCGGGCGACTGTGTCACCATGACAACGTCGCCTATAGCCGGTTTCTGGAAAAACGGGGAGTGCGAGCTctcccatccattcatctgcgAGGCAGCTAGAAATGGCATCACACCGCCCACTCGGCCCCCTACCCCGCCCCCGGACCCTTCGTGTGCCGAAGGCTGGACCGCCCTGCGACACTTCCGACAGTGCTACAAG CTCTTCACCGTGGATTACTCGAAGAAGAAAAGCTGGGTGGGGGCGCGGGAGGACTGCCTGTCCCGCGGAGCCGACCTCATCAGCATCCATACAGTAGAGGAGGAGAACTTCCTAGCTGACTACACCAAAGGAAACACGCAGTGGATTGGTCTGAGCCAGGATCCTATAGAAGGAG GTTACCACTGGAGCGACGCTTCTCCGGTCACTCACACTAACTGGGGTCACGGCGAGCCGAATAACCACGAGGGTCGGGAGAACTGTGTGGAGATGGTCACCACCAACAACGGCTCATCCTTCTGGAACGACATCAACTGCGACGCCCATCAGAACTGGGTGTGCATGATTGCCAAGGGGAAGACACCCATCGTCCCTCCAGTTCCTCCTCCAATTATCCCAG CCCCTGATTGTGGAGATAACCCCGGCTGGAGGAAGATGAATGGCGTCTGTTATTACTACAATGACACCGATGTTGTGGATTTCTACACGGCCATGCTGAGGTGCTACCACGAGAAATCGCTGCTAGTCTCCATCCTGGACCAGCAGGAGCAGACCTTCATGCTCTCCATG GTAGGAACAGGCCAGATTGCTGCAGCGTGGATCGGGATGAGGATGTTGGGGGTTGTAGGAGGACTTTTGTT atgggtggatggatctCCTGTCACATACGTGCACTGGGCATCGGGAGAGCCCAACAACGCTAACGGGGAGGAGCAGTGTGTGCAGATGAACAGATATCCAG GCTCGTGGAACGATGTTAATTGTGGCAGAGCCGTTGCGGGCTACGTGTGCAAGAAACTGCCCGGAGAAAACCACACACCTCCACCTCCGACCCCTGCGTGGGACGGGAACTGCCCCGAGG GGTGGATGCGCTACCACAACAAGTGCTACATGTTCAAGGGACGGCACGGGCATAACGAAGAGAGAACTAACTGGACTTTCGCTCGAGACTGGTGCAGGAAAGAGGGCGGAGATCTCGCCGTCATTGATGACATTAATGAAAACG ATTTCGTGGCGAGTTATCTGAGGGACATGAACCACGCTGCGTGGATCGGTCTGTCCGACAGGCTTCACGAGGGTAAATTTGCCTGGAGTGACGGAGTGAGTCCGGTCCTGTTCACCAACTGGGCGGAAAAGGAACCCAACAACAACGACGGACAG GAGCACTGTGTGTCGATGCTCCACAATCACCTGGCGACGGGCCGCTGGAACGATGAGAACTGTAATGAGAGGAGGAGCTGGGTGTGCTCCAGAAAGAAAT CTGCCAGTCTGCCCCCGCCTCCGCCCACCAGCAGTCCCTGCCCCTCAGGCTACACCACATGGTACAAGAACTGCTACAAGCTGGTGGAGAGTCCGAAACCGTGGGAGGAGGCGCAGGCCGCCTGTGTGAAGGAGGGAGGAAACCTGGCCAGCGTGGACATGAGCTACGAGCAGGCCTTCATCACGGGAGTGGTCCAGCAGGGCAAAACAGAGGCCTGGATCGGTCTCCGGCGCAAG GGGGACAGCGGTTCGTACCAGTGGTCGGACGGCTGGCCGATCTTCTACACACACTGGGGTCCGGGAGAGCCGAGCAACCACGCAGACGAAGGCTGTGTGAGCATGCACGGGCGCTCCCACTTCATCCAGGGCACATGGAACGACACGGACTGCAAAGTGGCCAAACCGTACATCTGCAAGATCTCACACG AGTCCATCCCGCCGACTCCTCCTCCAGGAGACGGGGAGTGTTTCCCGGGCTGGCGGCCGTACGGGCGCTACTGCTATTTCGTTTACAACGGGAAGCAGGGCTTCTCCTGGCCCGAGTCCCGACTCTACTGTCAGCAGATCTCGGGAAGCGACCTGGCGTCAGTGCACAGCCGAGCCGAGGGCGAGTTCATCAGGAGCATCAACTACACCAGATACCACAACGTCTGGATCGGCCTCAGCAAGGATGCATCAT TTGGATGGGGTTGGACTGACATGACTGCGCTGGGATACACAAACTGGCGTCCGGGCGAGCCGAACGGGGCCCAGCACGACGTGGGCCGAGAGGACTGTGTGGAAATGTATAACGACGATGGAACCTGGAACGACAACAGCTGCTTCCAGAAGAGAGGATTCGTCTGCAAGCGGCACCAAC acTATTCTACAGATGACGGACGCACTACTACTCCAACTGTCTCTCCAATACACC CTCATGCAAATGCAATCGCCGGTGCTGTGATCGGAGTTATACTGGCCGTGGTCGTGGTTCTTGGCGCGCTGTATTACATCTTCAGGGTTAAAGGAGTCAAACTGAGCGCTGTCAGTCTTCCAACCAAAAAAACAAGTCCGGTCGAGGTG ccTACTTTCAACAACCCGAACTTCGGTGGAGAATCAGAGACATGA